The proteins below are encoded in one region of Phaeodactylum tricornutum CCAP 1055/1 chromosome 3, complete sequence:
- a CDS encoding predicted protein: MKHGCLFLVASSLFASNSNIIAYASSVRGALASSESEMTGSSNSRRPFAANDVLTCRVTVVGTMLDINDDRSQANQDEQISCIPIVDEKELDNVFPLDLPAKVLAVHMSSIERASLYVAVKGAYVTEDQLVVSDKAAYEVFNELPGHLRRLEEQRRDLFTTGTKTLGVVRISTTDAQPMFSAAQLEDGIFGNGLKNDGVTVVSQYEECSFGKLKWGKTREGVVDIKVNQSIKSFKSASDLVTAVQKQIKAERGISTVASLGDKVLMCLPPGTGSWAASAGVGHWRAQFNNEWCLSLTGLVHELGHTMSLGHSAEDGIEYGDVSGMMGYGRRNANGPRKCFNGYNNFRLGWYSDRTMKVDPSTSPRVYKLATFVDYDKTNSKEPVLINVGDEYFLQYNRAKAFNSGTEEKQNLLTVTTDTANTSGSTNLGGFRSGETFNKVSNYQSSRKRLVVKVCDQISGNGSSPDALMVSIGLDGSACGQVQQPDDKPSFSIDKAIILTAAKTTKI; encoded by the coding sequence atGAAGCACGGGTGTCTTTTCCTCGTCGCTTCCAGCCTCTTTGCCAGCAACAGTAATATCATTGCGTATGCTAGCTCGGTAAGAGGTGCCCTAGCTTCAAGCGAAAGCGAAATGACAGGATCTTCCAATTCTCGTCGTCCTTTCGCAGCCAACGACGTTCTGACCTGCCGCGTCACTGTTGTTGGCACAATGTTGGACATTAACGACGATCGTTCCCAGGCCAACCAAGATGAGCAGATATCTTGTATTCCCATTGTTGATGAAAAAGAACTTGACAACGTCTTTCCCCTGGATCTCCCTGCCAAAGTACTTGCGGTACACATGTCCTCCATTGAACGTGCTAGCTTGTATGTTGCCGTCAAGGGTGCCTATGTTACCGAAGACCAGCTTGTCGTCTCGGACAAAGCTGCGTATGAAGTCTTCAATGAGCTACCGGGACACCTACGACGCCTCGAAGAACAACGCCGCGACCTCTTCACCACTGGTACCAAAACGTTGGGGGTCGTTCGAATATCCACCACCGATGCCCAACCCATGTTCAGCGCTGCCCAGCTCGAAGATGGCATTTTCGGCAACGGACTTAAAAATGATGGTGTCACTGTTGTGTCGCAGTATGAAGAATGCTCCTTTGGGAAGCTTAAGTGGGGTAAAACCAGAGAAGGGGTCGTTGACATCAAGGTCAACCAGtccatcaaaagcttcaaaTCTGCATCTGATCTGGTCACTGCCGTCCAGAAGCAGATCAAGGCCGAACGAGGCATTTCCACAGTGGCGAGTCTCGGTGACAAGGTACTGATGTGCTTGCCGCCTGGTACAGGAAGCTGGGCCGCTAGTGCCGGTGTAGGTCACTGGCGTGCGCAATTCAACAACGAGTGGTGCCTGAGTTTAACGGGCTTAGTACACGAGCTTGGTCACACGATGAGTCTTGGCCATTCCGCGGAGGACGGCATCGAATACGGAGACGTGAGTGGAATGATGGGCTACGGGCGTAGGAATGCGAATGGGCCTCGCAAATGTTTCAATGGATACAACAACTTCAGGCTCGGCTGGTACTCCGACCGCACGATGAAAGTCGACCCCAGTACTAGTCCTCGGGTGTATAAGCTGGCTACTTTCGTGGACTACGATAAGACCAACAGCAAGGAACCGGTCTTAATCAACGTCGGTGACGAATATTTTCTTCAGTACAATCGAGCCAAAGCTTTCAACTCTGGCACGGAAGAGAAACAGAACCTACTCACCGTCACTACTGACACCGCAAACACATCAGGATCTACGAATTTAGGGGGCTTCCGATCCGGTGAAACATTTAATAAGGTTTCCAACTATCAATCGTCACGCAAACGACTTGTAGTGAAGGTCTGCGACCAAATCAGCGGCAACGGCAGCTCACCCGACGCACTGATGGTCAGTATTGGCTTGGATGGTTCCGCCTGTGGCCAAGTACAGCAACCTGATGACAAGCCTTCCTTTAGTATCGACAAGGCGATCATTTTGACGGCGGCCAAGACAACGAAAATTTAA
- a CDS encoding predicted protein: protein PPSKPPTLRPTKKPTEAPTHLPTEPTKAPTHRPTNRPSRFPTLPPTRSPTRVPTAPPSELPTRAPTYRP from the coding sequence CCACCTTCTAAGCCACCAACCTTGCGCCCGACAAAAAAACCTACAGAGGCGCCTACGCATCTGCCGACGGAGCCGACGAAAGCACCGACACATCGACCTACTAACAGACCTTCAAGGTTTCCCACCCTACCCCCCACACGAAGTCCAACAAGGGTACCCACAGCTCCTCCTAGCGAACTGCCTACTCGTGCACCTACATACCGAcca
- a CDS encoding predicted protein produces VGTVRSIYRLCVGTPRQGLLAPQARGKIEVTLPEAHHVVDGLEAYSHVWIIFMFHLNTRPSHRRKQPTKISPPALGGRGKVGVWATRSPHRPNPIGITLVRLDRVETAPKYVSGQKTVHVTSLHVSGLDLVDGTPVLDVKPY; encoded by the coding sequence GTAGGGACGGTACGTTCGATTTACCGTCTCTGTGTCGGGACGCCGCGCCAAGGACTGCTGGCACCACAGGCCCGGGGAAAGATCGAAGTCACCTTGCCGGAAGCCCATCACGTGGTGGATGGCCTCGAGGCTTACTCGCACGTCTGGATTATCTTTATGTTTCATCTCAACACGCGTCCGAGTCACCGAAGGAAGCAACCGACCAAAATATCTCCACCCGCCTTGGGTGGGCGTGGTAAGGTCGGAGTTTGGGCCACGCGCTCCCCACATCGACCCAATCCGATTGGTATCACTCTGGTGAGACTAGATCGGGTAGAGACCGCCCCCAAATACGTTTCCGGCCAAAAAACAGTACACGTCACTTCCTTGCATGTGTCAGGGTTGGATCTAGTCGACGGCACACCCGTGCTCGACGTGAAACCCTAC
- a CDS encoding predicted protein, which produces MFLERYTAANSKLVRSIMVSDIIDTIRSAGGGFVKFDGGRWWEMSDAVAREKVGAYIRDCLHTKYTSAAKSKMARRRARQRMQKEEQRRGIEEGKHDSCSDSQRRNQHQSSSSHCGHDTKDNRDAHDDSDNKADLTDICPYGGVVGV; this is translated from the coding sequence ATGTTCCTTGAACGATACACGGCAGCCAACTCCAAGTTGGTCAGATCAATCATGGTATCGGACATTATCGACACAATTCGATCAGCCGGAGGCGGGTTCGTCAAGTTCGACGGCGGTAGATGGTGGGAAATGAGCGATGCCGTGGCCCGGGAAAAAGTCGGTGCTTACATTCGGGACTGCCTGCATACCAAATACACGTCCGCAGCCAAGTCCAAGATGGCACGACGCCGAGCGCGGCAAAGAATGCAAAAAGAGGAGCAGAGGAGGGGTATAGAGGAGGGCAAACATGATTCTTGTTCAGACTCGCAACGGCGCAACCAGCATCAGTCGAGTAGCTCACATTGTGGGCATGACACAAAAGACAACCGTGACGCGCACGACGACAGTGACAACAAAGCCGACTTGACGGACATATGCCCATACGGAGGAGTTGTTGGAGTTTga
- a CDS encoding predicted protein, translated as MTRFGRRKSFGIASSLTSSAWSFKTATFLLMCLAVCVATLLAFSQERLWISLLHNPSESFDPIVWPHRPAYVPTSKPSDKAYRPASAETYILQHSQRLGYDTSHGQSAAGCTIWNDPSESTIYKSLHAWKKEVRDYAARVQNFTSAVPDVRQIVEDDPTVCDTLQLHPDGWSGLFPSGQLSETTRMGMVEPLFAPMRHPGICEDPTNKDQPRMLSLDYMVHDFAAICRTLTRTSRTVLIDMGASLDFHGHHASPAVYLTNMYHRFGMPFDHIYSYEVKPTVPDKVFRLVPNALQAAYHWINVPVDPDPDSPRNPFRMLLENFEPNDFVVVKLDIDTPSVEWPLVQQLLHDETLQTLVDQFYFEHHVHLLELNRSWKRRGMGGSVQDSLQLFHALRSHGVAAHFWV; from the coding sequence ATGACGCGATTTGGCCGTCGCAAGAGCTTCGGTATTGCGTCGTCATTGACATCGTCGGCTTGGTCTTTCAAAACGGCAACCTTTCTTTTAATGTGCTTGGCCGTGTGTGTCGCGACGCTCCTCGCGTTCAGTCAAGAACGTCTCTGGATCAGTCTTCTCCACAATCCATCGGAATCGTTCGATCCCATTGTCTGGCCGCATCGACCCGCCTACGTGCCGACGTCCAAACCCTCCGACAAAGCCTACCGTCCAGCATCGGCGGAAACCTACATTCTCCAGCACTCGCAGCGGCTCGGCTACGATACATCACACGGACAGAGTGCAGCGGGTTGTACAATATGGAACGATCCCTCCGAATCGACAATCTACAAATCGTTGCACGCGTGGAAAAAGGAAGTCCGGGATTACGCGGCGCGTGTACAGAACTTTACGTCCGCCGTCCCGGACGTTCGTCAGATCGTGGAGGATGATCCTACCGTGTGCGATACACTGCAACTACATCCCGACGGTTGGTCCGGATTGTTCCCTAGCGGACAGCTCTCCGAGACTACCCGTATGGGAATGGTAGAACCCCTGTTCGCACCGATGCGCCATCCCGGTATTTGTGAGGACCCCACAAACAAGGATCAACCCCGGATGCTCTCCCTGGATTACATGGTGCACGATTTTGCCGCCATTTGCCGGACCCTCACACGCACATCCCGTACCGTTTTGATTGATATGGGCGCGAGTTTGGACTTTCACGGACACCACGCTAGTCCTGCCGTTTACTTGACCAACATGTATCACCGCTTTGGTATGCCCTTTGATCACATTTATTCCTACGAGGTCAAACCTACCGTGCCGGACAAGGTCTTTCGGCTCGTACCCAACGCACTCCAAGCCGCCTACCACTGGATCAACGTTCCGGTCGACCCGGACCCCGACAGTCCGCGCAACCCCTTTCGCATGCTTCTCGAAAATTTTGAGCCCAACgattttgtcgttgtcaAGCTGGACATTGACACGCCTAGTGTTGAATGGCCCCTCGTGCAACAGTTGCTTCACGATGAAACTCTCCAGACTCTGGTGGATCAGTTTTATTTCGAACACCATGTACACTTGCTCGAGCTCAATCGCTCCTGGAAACGTCGCGGGATGGGTGGATCCGTCCAAGATTCCCTCCAGCTTTTTCACGCACTACGCTCACATGGCGTCGCGGCACACTTTTGGGTTTAG
- a CDS encoding predicted protein, translating to MPFYRALLSYPSTALSVTLPLIPATDQWGNWAVFTGTAAASPWLGRNTAVGKLLGAPVTAMASVFLLATVGVLAPGGSEAARSLQILSLQLATPLILLGADLRNATARCGPLLLSFLTAATATVLACIVGWKLTGTALTKALGRDGLVIAAALMAKNVGGGINYVAVCRSLGASPTAVAAGLCVDNIFALVYFPVTSALALGRPDVEATRAQRDENQNEWTDNSIIRQRETNLTDASISVESTSTVLFLAAALLWLGERIGGTAGALPTCTLLTVALASNAPRSWMAPLQPAAHVAGTLGLYLFFATAGAPGIAVAESVKASLLPLTAFLGLLYTIHGSLLTILGKWGGQRLAFLAPQRLLVASSAAIGGPATAVALAQGSGWTTLQVPSVLVGNVGYAIATFAGLGYFQLFR from the exons ATGCCGTTCTACCGCGCCCTCCTGTCGTATC CGTCCACCGCGCTGTCGGTCACTCTGCCTCTCATTCCCGCCACGGATCAGTGGGGCAATTGGGCCGTCTTCACGGGGACCGCCGCCGCATCGCCTTGGCTAGGCCGGAATACAGCCGTCGGGAAACTACTCGGTGCCCCTGTCACCGCCATGGCCTCCGTCTTTCTCTTGGCGACCGTCGGGGTCCTCGCGCCCGGTGGCAGTGAAGCCGCTCGTTCATTGCAGATTCTATCCCTCCAACTGGCCACGCCGCTCATTCTACTCGGTGCCGACCTCCGCAACGCCACGGCCCGTTGTGGGCCCCTCCTACTTTCATTCCTTACTGCCGCCACGGCCACCGTCCTGGCCTGTATCGTGGGATGGAAACTCACCGGCACGGCTCTTACCAAGGCCCTCGGGAGGGACGGTTTGGTGATTGCGGCCGCTCTCATGGCCAAGAACGTTGGAGGTGGAATCAATTACG TGGCAG TTTGCCGATCATTGGGGGCCAGTCCGACGGCTGTTGCGGCTGGGCTTTGCGTCGACAACATCTTTGCGCTTGTATACTTTCCAGTCACGTCAGCCCTAGCGTTGGGGCGACCAGATGTGGAGGCCACGCGTGCTCAACGAGACGAGAATCAAAACGAATGGACGGATAACAGTATTATTCGCCAGCGTGAGACAAACCTTACCGACGCATCCATTTCGGTCGAGAGCACATCCACGGTATTAtttttggcggcggcctTGCTTTGGCTTGGCGAACGGATCGGTGGAACGGCCGGCGCCTTGCCGACGTGTACCCTGTTGACGGTCGCACTGGCCAGCAACGCTCCCCGATCTTGGATGGCGCCGCTCCAACCGGCGGCGCACGTGGCCGGAACCCTCGGCCTCTATTTGTTCTTTGCAACCGCAGGGGCACCGGGAATTGCCGTCGCTGAATCCGTCAAAGCTTCCCTGCTCCCGCTTACGGCTTTTTTGGGATTACTGTACACCATTCACGGTTCACTACTGACGATCCTAGGCAAATGGGGTGGCCAGCGCCTGGCATTTTTGGCACCCCAGCGGTTGCTGGTGGCGTCGTCGGCAGCCATTGGAGGACCAGCGACCGCCGTCGCCCTGGCGCAAGGGTCGGGATGGACCACCCTTCAAGTTCCCAGTGTGCTAGTTGGAAACGTGGGCTACGCTATCGCTACCTTTGCCGGGCTGGGCTACTTTCAACTTTTTCGCTAA
- a CDS encoding predicted protein translates to MFGWLWKNVFGGEDLEKKPKDVSTDQRGHAVPKSTLVPSSTETGATLSSGTPVVSPPRSQKTSVKDPQTSLTKKRMSESQSSSGGKKARTLISSPARKPSKSDPVSEAWEANFAKVRELFELHHSLENFSAHCKDDTLVSWVEDQQKQYENDRANSSFKKSFVARNQFVRLVDIGAIQLLSPRQDVTIDRDFDVMLGKLAAFNETHKDALVPPQFEDQELAKWVKSLRSKWGRLRRGTSSNFSVHQMEKLNAIGFEFTCSRGRPRDFTKKE, encoded by the coding sequence ATGTTTGGTTGGTTGTGGAAGAACGTCTTTGGCGGCGAGGACCTCGAGAAGAAGCCCAAGGACGTTTCCACTGATCAAAGGGGGCATGCCGTACCCAAGTCGACGCTGGTACCTTCCTCTACCGAAACGGGGGCGACTCTGTCTTCAGGTACACCAGTAGTGTCGCCGCCGCGATCACAAAAAACTTCTGTGAAAGACCCACAAACTTCGTTGACGAAAAAGCGCATGTCCGAAAGTCAATCGTCGTCTGGAGGAAAGAAAGCGAGAACTTTGATTTCATCACCGGCGCGCAAACCGTCCAAGAGCGACCCTGTTTCCGAGGCGTGGGAAGCGAATTTTGCCAAAGTGAGAGAGCTTTTCGAGTTGCACCACTCTCTTGAAAACTTTTCAGCGCATTGCAAGGATGACACGCTAGTTTCTTGGGTAGAAGATCAACAGAAGCAGTACGAAAACGACAGAGCAAACAGCTCCTTCAAAAAGAGCTTTGTTGCCAGAAATCAGTTTGTTCGGCTTGTCGATATTGGTGCCATCCAGTTGTTATCCCCTCGTCAAGACGTCACGATAGACAGAGACTTTGATGTCATGCTTGGCAAACTCGCCGCGTTCAACGAGACCCACAAGGACGCTTTGGTCCCTCCACAGTTTGAGGACCAGGAACTCGCCAAGTGGGTCAAAAGTCTCAGGAGCAAATGGGGGCGTTTGCGTCGCGGCACAAGCTCCAATTTTTCCGTTCACCAGATGGAAAAGCTAAACGCGATTGGTTTTGAATTCACGTGTTCTCGGGGTCGCCCGCGTGACTTCACCAAAAAAGAGTAG
- the ACS3 gene encoding long chain acyl-CoA synthetase (Catalyzes the formation of acyl-CoA from free fatty acid and CoA. Similar to metazoan long-chain acyl-CoA ligases. Lacks transmembrane domains by computer-prediction.; long chain acyl-CoA ligase), which translates to MTSLATTTTTRLLMRHAGKRSPWTRRTRMADVSTRRWMGSPETRALSSVSVTPLSTQPDVELSVRQREYYTQGWIGSDGLTAFETLHEMQTRSCQVFAEKRLFGTYSDASKAYEWISFAEFDQAVSVCRAVLRDLGVQEHDKVGLISNNRVEWVTIACAAYSLNANVVPMYEAQLPSDWTYILNDSGAKVVFCATTDIYDVVRSQVRINVPTLQANVCLDAPDGEPFAYSTLMHHATADVDGQFVKLPTPDDLANLIYTSGTTGKPKGVELTHENFCSNVKAGCRSLGDVRKLIKDDDVSLAFLPWAHSYGQTAELWSSMAHGSSMGISRGVSHILEDLQLVQPTVLFAVPTLFKKIYDGVHNAMEAAPPLRKKLMKAALSLGRERVAVNEGTRDALGFIERTKLGVLDKLVLGKIRARFGGKLRHAFVAGAACPPEVLSFMDDVGIQVCEGYGLTETSPIITINTPEYRKVGSVGKAIGGVTVHIVDEEGKELPIGEEGEICCTGPNIMRGYYGNAEATAEVITTAPDGKTRMFHTGDLGRMGEDGFLKVTGRLKELYKLENGKYVCPTPIEEGIGMSRFIAQVVLTGANQPFNVALVVPEWPAIRAELGLDDSVSDDELAMNEKVRALVDADIKIKCKNMKKFEVPQNWAFVAPFTAANDMLTPKMSIRRHKVISTYNDIIAAMYDSESIEKEEVQRKAA; encoded by the exons ATGACATCGTTGGCTACGACTACGACGACTCGTCTCCTGATGCGCCACGCTGGGAAGCGTTCCCCGTGGACGCGACGGACTCGGATGGCGGACGTCTCGACCCGTCGCTGGATGGGATCACCCGAGACCCGAGCGTTGTCCAGCGTCAGCGTCACACCCTTGTCGACGCAACCGGACGTGGAACTCTCCGTGCGTCAACGAGAGTACTACACGCAGGGATGGATTGGATCCGACGGACTCACGGCGTTCGAAACGTTGCACGAAATGCAGACCCGATCGTGTCAAGTCTTTGCGGAAAAACGCTTGTTCGGAACCTACAGTGACGCCAGTAAGGCTTACGAATGGATCTCCTTTGCCGAATTTGACCAGGCCGTCAGTGTGTGTCGGGCCGTCTTGCGAGACTTGG GCGTGCAGGAGCACGACAAGGTCGGTTTGATCAGCAACAACCGCGTCGAATGGGTCACCATTGCCTGCGCCGCGTACTCACTCAACGCCAACGTCGTACCTATGTACGAGGCCCAGCTGCCCTCGGACTGGACCTACATTCTCAACGACTCGGGGGCCAAGGTCGTCTTTTGCGCCACCACCGACATTTACGACGTTGTCCGCTCCCAGGTCCGCATCAACGTGCCCACGCTGCAGGCTAACGTCTGTTTGGACGCCCCGGATGGTGAACCCTTTGCGTACTCGACACTCATGCACCACGCCACGGCCGACGTCGACGGACAATTCGTCAAACTACCCACTCCGGACGATCTCGCCAATCTTATTTACACCTCCGGAACGACGG gCAAACCCAAAGGCGTCGAGTTGACGCACGAAAATTTTTGTAGCAACGTCAAGGCCGGCTGCCGATCTCTCGGCGACGTACGCAAGCTCATTAAGGATGACGACGTCAGCTTGGCCTTTTTGCCCTGGGCACATAGTTACGGACAAACGGCCGAGCTCTGGAGTAGCATGGCTCACGGTTCCAGTATGGGAATATCGCGTGGTGTCAGTCATATTCTAGAAGACTTGCAACTCGTCCAGCCCACCGTGCTCTTTGCCGTCCCGACCTTGTTCAAAAAGATTTACGACGGTGTGCACaacgccatggaagccgcACCGCCCTTGCGTAAGAAACTCATGAAGGCCGCCCTGTCGTTGGGACGGGAACGGGTCGCCGTAAACGAAGGGACGCGGGATGCACTAGGCTTCATCGAACGGACCAAACTCGGCGTGCTGGACAAACTCGTGTTGGGTAAAATTCGGGCCCGCTTCGGTGGAAAGCTCCGGCACGCCTTCGTGGCGGGTGCCGCCTGTCCGCCCGAAGTCTTGTCCTTTATGGACGACGTGGGCATCCAAGTATGCGAGGGATACGGATTGACGGAAACATCCCCGATCATTACCATTAACACTCCGGAGTATCGCAAAGTGGGTTCGGTGGGGAAAGCCATTGGCGGTGTGACGGTCCacattgtcgacgaagaaggcaaGGAATTACCGATTGGTGAAGAGGGTGAAATATGCTGTACCGGACCCAATATTATGCGCGGATACTACGGGAACGCCGAAGCCACGGCCGAAGTCATTACGACCGCCCCGGATGGCAAAACGCGCATGTTTCATACGGGAGATTTGGGACGTATGGGAGAAGATGGCTTTCTGAAAGTAACGGGTCGACTCAAAGAATTGTACAAACTGGAAAACGGCAAGTACGTTTGTCCTACGCCAATTGAAGAAGGGATTGGTATGAGTCGTTTCATTGCGCAAGTCGTCTTGACCGGAGCCAATCAACCGTTCAATGTCGCCTTGGTAGTGCCGGAATGGCCCGCTATTCGCGCCGAACTGGGTTTGGACGACAGCGTTTCGGACGACGAACTCGCCATGAATGAAAAGGTCCGTGCCTTGGTCGATGCCGACATTAAGATCAAGTGCAAGAATATGAAAAAGTTTGAAGTACCGCAGAACTGGGCCTTTGTTGCACCGTTTACCGCTGCCAACGATATGCTGACCCCTAAAATGAGCATTCGTCGACACAAGGTCATTTCGACATACAATGACATTATCGCCGCCATGTATGATTCGGAATCCATCGAAAAGGAGGAAGTACAGCGCAAAGCAGCCTAG